A region of the Candidatus Delongbacteria bacterium genome:
CCGTCTCCACCAGCCCGGGATCGACGCTGCAGACCCGCACGGGCGTGTTGACCAGATCCATCGCCAGGGCGCGGCTGAGGGCCAGCTCGGCGGCCTTGCTGGCGCAGTAGACGGCGCCGCCGGGATAGGACTGGCGCCCGGCCACGCTGCCCAGGTTGATCACCTGCCCGCGCCCGCGGGCCACCATGCCCGGCACGAAGTGGCGGATCAGCGTCAGCAGGGCGCGCACGTTGGTGTCCAGCACCTGGTCCCACTCGGCGGGATTCCCGCTCTGGAGCGGATCCACGCCCAGGGCCAGCCCGGCGTTGTTCACCAGCAGGTCCACCGCGGCCCACTCCGCCGGCAGCCGGTCCGGCAGGGCGGCCAGGGCCGCGCGGTCGGTCAGGTCCAGGGCCAACGGCAGAAAGCGCCGCCCCAGGGCGCGGATCTCGCCACCCAGACTCTCCAGCCGCTCCGCGCGCCGGGCCAGAGCCACGATGTCCAGGCCTTGTTCGGCCAGCACTCTGCAGATCTCGCGTCCAATGCCGGCTGAGGCGCCGGTGACCAGGGCGATCGCCATCAGGGTCTCCTTCGTTGCTGAAGACAATGAGGCAAAACCGGCGCCAGCTCCCCAGGACGGCCACTCCGGCAGGACTCCCATCACCAAACTGGACCCGGGGCGGTCCGCAGGTCCATCCGTGACACAAGCTTCCTCCGC
Encoded here:
- a CDS encoding SDR family NAD(P)-dependent oxidoreductase, whose protein sequence is MAIALVTGASAGIGREICRVLAEQGLDIVALARRAERLESLGGEIRALGRRFLPLALDLTDRAALAALPDRLPAEWAAVDLLVNNAGLALGVDPLQSGNPAEWDQVLDTNVRALLTLIRHFVPGMVARGRGQVINLGSVAGRQSYPGGAVYCASKAAELALSRALAMDLVNTPVRVCSVDPGLVETEFSVVRFRGDAARAAQVYQDIQPLTPRDVAEAVGWVAGRPAHVQVSELVLLPTCQASAYHVHRGPFPGA